One stretch of Pandoraea oxalativorans DNA includes these proteins:
- a CDS encoding anti-sigma factor family protein — MNEPNRPIDDNELHAYVDGELPPQRRAELDNALATDPALAAAVSELVALRRALHERYDDVLDEPVPPRLQRPADVQAQMSRSKTAANWPRFAGLAAALVVGIGIGVQGNRLWSARQTHASAIAMREAAPSRTAATDGAARFARRAAIAHVVYMPEIQRPSGMDGASEARFSRWIASRLETAAQAPDLSSRGFHLSGGRVLPDSDEHVVQYMYRNDAGERVTVCISPVGVEGQPAAFRFYEDGPVRVFYWVDKTFGYAISGGIDRATLTGLSQDVYAALEAGGTGKR, encoded by the coding sequence ATGAACGAACCCAACCGCCCTATCGACGACAACGAACTGCACGCGTACGTCGACGGAGAATTGCCCCCGCAGCGTCGTGCAGAACTGGACAACGCCCTCGCCACCGACCCGGCACTCGCGGCGGCCGTGAGCGAACTCGTCGCCCTGCGCCGCGCGCTGCACGAGCGCTACGACGATGTGCTGGACGAACCGGTACCGCCCCGGCTGCAACGTCCGGCAGACGTGCAGGCGCAGATGTCGCGCAGCAAAACCGCCGCCAACTGGCCCCGGTTCGCCGGGCTGGCCGCCGCGCTGGTCGTCGGCATCGGCATCGGCGTTCAGGGCAACCGCCTCTGGTCGGCGCGGCAGACCCATGCGTCCGCCATCGCCATGCGCGAGGCTGCGCCGTCGCGTACCGCCGCCACCGACGGCGCAGCACGGTTCGCCCGACGCGCCGCCATCGCGCACGTCGTCTACATGCCCGAGATTCAGCGGCCTTCGGGCATGGATGGGGCGTCCGAAGCCCGTTTCTCCAGGTGGATCGCAAGCCGTCTGGAAACCGCCGCGCAAGCGCCGGACCTGTCCTCGCGGGGCTTCCACCTGAGCGGCGGGCGTGTGCTGCCCGACAGCGATGAACACGTCGTGCAGTACATGTATCGCAACGACGCGGGCGAGCGCGTGACCGTCTGCATCTCACCGGTCGGTGTCGAAGGACAGCCCGCCGCGTTCCGATTCTATGAGGACGGCCCGGTCAGGGTTTTCTACTGGGTCGACAAGACGTTCGGCTATGCGATCTCGGGCGGCATCGACCGCGCGACGCTGACGGGCCTGTCGCAGGACGTCTACGCCGCGCTGGAGGCAGGTGGGACGGGTAAACGTTAG
- a CDS encoding acetamidase/formamidase family protein, with product MLHDLPARPDTVHWGYFNATHPPALTIKSGDFIRAEAVTHHAGDAPDLMMDDAVRAIYDKIPHEDRNPGVHIMTGPIYVEGAKPGDMLEVRYLQMIPRFRFGANVAAHWGQLYDDFQKERVTIYELDNSSNTAHALFAFDYPGKLTTPGKVVDHRECCKQPALAGVRVPVRPHLGTAGVAPDAQGRVSTVEPGLHGGNIDNWRIGAGATMYYKVQVDGGLFSIGDPHISQGDGEISGTAIEASLNVLFQVVLRKDFEFPSPLLETPDCWIVHGFHQDLDEAGKNAARDMIKLLTEQQGLSRDDAYSLMSVAADFGVTQVVDGTQGVHCTMPRGMFPPKSSKA from the coding sequence ATGCTTCACGACCTCCCCGCACGGCCCGACACGGTGCACTGGGGCTACTTCAACGCGACGCACCCCCCCGCCCTGACCATCAAGAGCGGCGATTTCATTCGCGCCGAAGCGGTCACCCATCATGCGGGCGACGCGCCCGACCTGATGATGGACGACGCCGTACGCGCCATCTACGACAAGATTCCCCACGAAGACCGCAACCCGGGCGTGCACATCATGACCGGCCCGATCTACGTGGAAGGCGCGAAGCCGGGCGACATGCTCGAAGTGCGCTATCTGCAGATGATTCCGCGCTTTCGCTTCGGCGCGAACGTCGCCGCACACTGGGGGCAGCTCTACGACGACTTCCAGAAGGAGCGTGTGACCATCTACGAACTCGACAACAGTTCGAACACCGCGCACGCCCTGTTCGCGTTCGACTATCCGGGCAAGCTGACCACGCCGGGCAAGGTTGTGGACCATCGCGAATGCTGCAAGCAGCCTGCGCTCGCCGGTGTGCGGGTGCCCGTACGTCCCCACCTCGGCACGGCGGGTGTCGCGCCCGACGCGCAAGGCCGCGTGAGTACGGTCGAGCCGGGGCTGCATGGCGGCAACATCGACAACTGGCGTATCGGTGCCGGGGCGACCATGTACTACAAGGTGCAGGTCGACGGTGGCCTCTTCTCCATCGGCGACCCGCACATCTCGCAGGGCGACGGCGAAATCAGCGGCACGGCCATCGAGGCGTCGCTCAACGTGCTGTTCCAGGTGGTGCTGCGCAAGGACTTCGAATTCCCGTCGCCGCTGCTGGAGACGCCCGACTGCTGGATCGTTCACGGCTTCCATCAGGATCTGGACGAAGCGGGCAAGAACGCCGCACGCGACATGATCAAGCTGCTCACCGAGCAACAGGGCCTCTCGCGCGACGACGCCTACTCGCTCATGAGCGTGGCGGCCGATTTCGGCGTAACGCAGGTCGTCGACGGCACGCAAGGGGTGCACTGCACCATGCCGCGCGGCATGTTCCCGCCCAAGTCGTCCAAGGCCTGA
- a CDS encoding RNA polymerase sigma factor — protein sequence MDIRDQLYHHVPRLRRYARALTGNTELADDLVQDTLERALSRHTMFEAGTDARAWLFTIMHNLFLNQQRRAPAQAAHVSLDETDLIERDVGHACVRTTTPDPARRLEIRDLDEALRHLPDEQRAVVLLVGLEDMSYADVATTLRVPIGTVMSRLSRARQRLRDLMAGEMTSGPSAKTGPSAKLKVVR from the coding sequence ATGGATATTCGCGACCAGCTCTATCATCACGTCCCGCGTCTGCGGCGGTATGCCCGCGCGCTCACGGGCAATACCGAGCTGGCCGACGACCTGGTGCAGGACACCCTGGAGCGCGCCCTCTCCCGCCACACGATGTTCGAAGCGGGCACGGACGCCCGCGCATGGCTCTTCACCATCATGCACAACCTGTTTCTCAATCAGCAGCGCCGCGCGCCCGCGCAGGCGGCCCATGTCTCGCTGGACGAAACCGACCTCATCGAGCGCGACGTCGGTCATGCGTGCGTCCGGACGACGACGCCCGACCCCGCCCGCCGTCTCGAAATCCGCGATCTCGACGAGGCGCTGCGCCATCTCCCCGACGAGCAGCGGGCCGTCGTCCTGCTCGTGGGTCTGGAAGACATGAGCTATGCGGATGTCGCCACCACGTTGCGCGTGCCGATCGGCACCGTGATGTCGCGGTTGTCGCGCGCTCGGCAACGGCTGCGCGATCTTATGGCTGGCGAAATGACGTCCGGGCCGTCCGCGAAAACTGGACCGTCAGCCAAACTCAAGGTGGTGCGATGA
- a CDS encoding cytochrome b, which translates to MNRPPLHFSPVQRWLHWSMAIALLAMLFIGVIMVSTLTQAHTTLIALHRPLGIVILALVLIRIIVRIGRGSPPLPDSVPPMQQTIAKASHLLLYALMLAMPLIGWAMVSAGGYPVTLFGAYHLPPLVSADARLFAVLRAMHTWLAFALFALVIGHLAAALMHGLIKRDGVFSSMARGHRR; encoded by the coding sequence ATGAATCGTCCCCCTCTTCACTTCAGTCCCGTTCAGCGCTGGTTGCACTGGAGCATGGCGATTGCCCTGCTCGCGATGCTGTTTATCGGCGTCATCATGGTCAGCACGCTCACGCAGGCGCACACCACGCTGATCGCGCTGCACCGGCCGCTTGGCATCGTGATCCTCGCGCTGGTCCTGATTCGCATCATCGTTCGTATCGGGCGCGGCAGCCCGCCGTTGCCCGACAGCGTGCCGCCGATGCAGCAGACGATTGCAAAAGCGTCGCATCTGCTGCTGTATGCGCTGATGCTCGCGATGCCATTGATCGGTTGGGCCATGGTGTCCGCTGGCGGCTATCCCGTGACGTTGTTCGGTGCCTATCATCTGCCGCCGCTGGTGTCGGCGGATGCGCGCCTGTTTGCCGTGTTGCGCGCGATGCACACGTGGCTGGCGTTTGCGCTGTTCGCGCTTGTGATCGGGCATCTCGCAGCGGCGCTGATGCACGGCCTCATCAAGCGCGACGGTGTTTTCTCCAGCATGGCGCGGGGGCATCGTCGCTG
- a CDS encoding catalase family peroxidase, translated as MTEPSSSDPRAICVPCRAAAIVAVVGLLAGGFAYAAGWLTPQRLSAHTVIDTFESNGGIHQGFRRNHAKGLCVDGYFESNGGASSRSKALVFAPGRTPVTGRFAIPGPNPTASDNSVPIRSMALMFTLADGQQWRTGMNTTPLFAVRTPDEFYAQLDASRPDPATGKPDPAKLQAFFAAHPDTQPFRDWVTGHPPSSSYANAAYYGINAFYFVDANGQRTAVRWSMQPELPFETVTDKEKGGANYLAGELYERLKQGPVRWHLVVSVADPGDPTDDATRQWPASRKQIDAGTLVLTRAASQDDGACRDVNFDPTILPAGIEPSGDPLLAARSAAYALSYKRRTREEALNGAPDAPQANTTQEARSR; from the coding sequence GTGACCGAACCTTCTTCGTCCGATCCTCGCGCCATCTGCGTGCCTTGTCGGGCGGCGGCCATCGTCGCCGTCGTCGGCCTGCTCGCGGGCGGCTTTGCCTACGCTGCCGGGTGGCTTACACCGCAGCGTCTGAGCGCCCATACCGTCATCGACACGTTCGAGTCGAACGGCGGCATTCACCAGGGCTTCCGTCGCAATCATGCAAAGGGCTTGTGCGTGGACGGCTATTTCGAGAGTAATGGAGGGGCGTCGTCGCGATCGAAGGCGCTCGTCTTCGCCCCCGGACGCACCCCGGTGACCGGCCGTTTCGCGATTCCCGGGCCGAACCCGACCGCCTCGGACAACAGCGTGCCGATTCGCAGCATGGCGCTGATGTTTACGCTGGCCGACGGCCAGCAATGGCGCACCGGCATGAACACGACGCCGCTGTTTGCCGTGCGCACACCGGACGAGTTCTACGCGCAGCTCGATGCGTCGCGCCCGGATCCGGCGACCGGCAAGCCCGATCCGGCGAAGTTGCAGGCGTTCTTTGCCGCGCACCCCGACACGCAGCCGTTCCGCGACTGGGTCACGGGGCATCCGCCGTCGTCGAGCTATGCCAACGCGGCGTACTACGGTATCAACGCGTTCTATTTCGTCGACGCCAACGGACAACGCACGGCGGTGCGCTGGTCGATGCAGCCGGAGTTGCCCTTTGAAACCGTCACCGACAAGGAGAAGGGCGGCGCCAACTACCTCGCGGGCGAGTTGTACGAGCGCCTGAAGCAGGGGCCGGTGCGCTGGCATCTGGTGGTGAGCGTGGCCGATCCGGGCGACCCGACCGACGATGCCACACGTCAATGGCCAGCCTCGCGCAAGCAGATCGATGCGGGCACGCTGGTGCTGACGCGCGCGGCGTCGCAAGACGACGGCGCATGCCGCGACGTCAATTTCGATCCGACGATTCTGCCCGCCGGTATCGAGCCGTCGGGCGATCCGCTGCTCGCTGCACGCTCGGCGGCGTACGCGCTGTCGTACAAGCGCCGCACGCGCGAAGAAGCGTTGAACGGTGCTCCCGATGCACCGCAAGCCAACACGACTCAGGAGGCTCGTTCGCGATGA